In a genomic window of Chloroflexota bacterium:
- the trxA gene encoding thioredoxin, translated as MKEPLHVTDETFQKEVLESELPVLVDFWAPWCGPCRMVGPIIEELAADYDGRVVIAKLNTDENGETPVRYGIMGIPTLIIFKDGQEIERIVGARPKKAIAERLDAVLKATA; from the coding sequence ATGAAAGAGCCATTGCATGTCACTGACGAAACGTTTCAAAAGGAAGTACTGGAATCTGAATTGCCCGTCCTGGTTGATTTCTGGGCACCATGGTGTGGGCCTTGCCGTATGGTAGGGCCGATCATTGAGGAGCTAGCGGCCGACTACGACGGGCGAGTGGTGATTGCCAAACTAAATACGGACGAGAATGGCGAAACGCCGGTCCGCTACGGCATCATGGGTATCCCTACCTTGATTATCTTCAAAGACGGTCAGGAGATTGAGCGGATCGTTGGCGCACGACCGAAAAAGGCCATCGCCGAGAGGTTGGATGCTGTTCTGAAAGCTACAGCATAA